From the Excalfactoria chinensis isolate bCotChi1 chromosome 1, bCotChi1.hap2, whole genome shotgun sequence genome, one window contains:
- the LOC140252429 gene encoding cell surface glycoprotein CD200 receptor 1-B-like — MDQNSEATRDILEHLFIHLSLSLSPPGIDRVSANLGQNAVMTCYNKTNITMVTWKINPKTGGQCSLAYLKGNKTERINCSDRINWRSRPDWDQALVIQQVGTADEGNYTCEVMNADGNFDCHYHLTVLVSPRMALYCDDHGNPVCEAETVKPAAEIWWVPESNSTPRADSHDNGTVTVLSRFTAHSTSGKNPTCTVSHVTLNETKSIACFPSHRHLIPCIAIFVGFLMIITFEAAIYYLKLHGYSHFRYSSEEWYNLQDLKHLKLASNSRI; from the exons ATGG ACCAGAACTCTGAGGCCACACGTGACATCCTAGAGCACCTTTTCATacatctttctctttccttgtctcCTCCAGGAATTGACAGAGTGTCAGCAAACCTGGGTCAAAACGCTGTGATGACCTGctataacaaaacaaatataacTATGgtaacatggaaaataaatccCAAGACTGGAGGCCAGTGCAGCTTGGCATACTTGAAGGGTAACAAGACAGAAAGAATCAACTGCAGTGACAGAATAAACTGGAGATCCAGACCAGACTGGGATCAGGCACTTGTGATACAGCAAGTAGGAACGGCTGATGAGGGAAATTACACCTGTGAAGTGATGAATGCAGATGGGAATTTCGACTGCCATTATCACCTGACTGTGCTAG TTTCCCCAAGGATGGCTCTGTACTGCGATGACCATGGGAACCCTGTGTGCGAGGCAGAGACAGTGAAGCCAGCTGCTGAGATCTGGTGGGTCCCAGAGAGCAACTCCACACCCAGAGCAGACAGCCACGATAACGGGACAGTGACTGTTCTCAGCAGGTTCACAGCACATAGCACCAGTGGGAAGAATCCTACCTGCACTGTGTCCCATGTAACTCTGAACGAGACCAAGTCCATAGCCTGCTTCCCAT CACACAGACACCTTATACCATGTATAGCCATCTTTGTTGGTTTCCTGATGATCATCACCTTTGAAGCTGCCATTTACTATTTAAAGCTTCATGGTTACAG TCATTTCCGATACTCCTCTGAAGAATGGTACAACCTCCAGGACTTGAAGCACCTGAAATTGGCAAGTAACTCCAGAATCTAG